The window GCATAGAAGATGGCTCCAAATGGCGGTCGAATTTCCGTTCGTTTCCGGTGGTGCTCGTTCAGCCCAAGCGGCGAAGTCCGTTTGTGCACGAAACGTGCCGATTGCTTGCAAAAATCCAAGTTTCAGATTAGCGACGCCCCATGGGGAAACAACTGAAAAGGAGCAATCTGCTCTGGAAGGAAAGAGTGGACGTCTGGACCACCGGAAAAACCCGCATAGCCTTCCTACCGTTTCGCCCCACAAAACCGGAGCCGAGGTCTGTTTCACGACGCTACCAACATCGCTCGCAGGGCAATCAACCACTCCAGTCAGTGAGAGGCTGCTTTCAATTTGACATCGCCGGATTGCATTCTGAGACGCGATCGCGAAACGCAACGTGAAACTCCCATTCGAGCGACGGGCAGGAAAAACTTCCTCCGCCGCTTGTAATTGTTACCTCCGCGATGTCATCCTTTGGGGTCGTGATCAATCCGTGAAACGAACTTCCTCTTTCCTTCGTCAAAGGCATCCATGGGCATCGTCATCCCACTCGTTCTGATCTTCCTCACCTGCCTCGTCATCTGGCGAGCCTGCGATGGATTTGAAATCGCGAGTGAGTACATCGGACGCAATCTCTCCGAAGGCGTTCGCGGCGGCACGATCAATGCCATCTCCAGTTCCATCCCGGAACTCTTCACAACTCTGATCGCCCTGTTCGTGCTTTCCGACCGAGATGGGTTTTCGATCGGCATCGGCACCACCGCCGGCAGTGCGTTGTTCAACGGCATGATTATTCCCGCGGTATGCATTCTCAGCGTGGTTGGCTTTGTCGTGATGGGCGTTCGTGTCACCTCGGTCAACGTTTCCACACGCGTCCTTCTTCGCGATGGAATCTCGTTGATTCTTTGTGAGTTCATTCTCATCCTGCTGATCAATGGAGAACAACTTCATTGGTGGCAAGGTTTGATCTTGATGCTGATGTACGCGACTTACTTGGTGTACATGCTGACGACGATGAAATCATCTGAGTTGTCCGCCAACGACGAGCAACCAGACAATGATGGCGAAGAAGAGGATGAGTCCCCACGCGGCCCGCTCGCCAGTTTGTTTTACTGGATCTCCGGAGGCCCGCTGTTGGACTTGGAACGATGGTTCGTCAAAGACCATCATCGCGAACAGATGAAAGAAGAAACCTGGAACGGCTGGGGATTGCTGTTGACCAGCACGGGAGTCATCGCCATGGCCTGCTGGACATTGGTATTGGCCTGCGAATGGCTCGGCAGCGGCCCGGCCAACGTTGAGAATCCATCATACGAATTGTTCGGACAAACCTTCGAAGGCCTGGGCATGCCAGCCATGTTCGTCGCGGTCATCTTTGCCTCGATGGCAACCAGCGTTCCTGACACGGTCATGTCCATTCGCGACGCTCGTGATGGCGACTACGACGATGCGGTGGCCAACGCCCTGGGCAGCAACATCTTTGACATTTGCTTCGCGCTCGGGTTCCCTTTGTTCCTGTACACGCTCATCAACGGCCCCATCGCAATGGAGCCCGAGATCGCGGCTCAGAGCGGAGAACTGCGTTTGTTTCTCTTCATCCTGACGATCATCGGTTTCTTGATTTACTACATCGGCAAACGAGGCGTTGCGGCTGATGGAACCAAGTACGTCGAAATGAAACGAGGCAAAGCGTTTGCTTTGCTGAC of the Rhodopirellula baltica SH 1 genome contains:
- a CDS encoding sodium:calcium antiporter, with amino-acid sequence MGIVIPLVLIFLTCLVIWRACDGFEIASEYIGRNLSEGVRGGTINAISSSIPELFTTLIALFVLSDRDGFSIGIGTTAGSALFNGMIIPAVCILSVVGFVVMGVRVTSVNVSTRVLLRDGISLILCEFILILLINGEQLHWWQGLILMLMYATYLVYMLTTMKSSELSANDEQPDNDGEEEDESPRGPLASLFYWISGGPLLDLERWFVKDHHREQMKEETWNGWGLLLTSTGVIAMACWTLVLACEWLGSGPANVENPSYELFGQTFEGLGMPAMFVAVIFASMATSVPDTVMSIRDARDGDYDDAVANALGSNIFDICFALGFPLFLYTLINGPIAMEPEIAAQSGELRLFLFILTIIGFLIYYIGKRGVAADGTKYVEMKRGKAFALLTMYGLFVIYILAHENDVEVVHQISDHLQTFLKMLPAIGAIV